In Natrinema salaciae, the following are encoded in one genomic region:
- a CDS encoding cupredoxin domain-containing protein has translation MLQLTGAAASTAIIAGCGGGGGGNGGNGGNGGNGNGGGGGGIEIEPDTQIEFDGQTAGWLGIAPDAIADEENPTLILQEGATYEMGWTTGDGAEHNIAIYDENDEVVDDLVTERVTEPEDQWLEFEASSEMVTYICEVHPNTMVADIQVESGGGGGGGNETGNETGGNETGNETGNETGNETGNETDM, from the coding sequence ATGCTTCAGTTGACAGGTGCCGCGGCTTCGACGGCGATCATCGCAGGCTGCGGTGGCGGTGGTGGCGGTAACGGTGGTAACGGCGGCAACGGTGGCAACGGCAACGGCGGCGGCGGTGGCGGTATCGAGATCGAGCCCGACACACAGATCGAGTTCGACGGGCAGACGGCCGGCTGGCTCGGTATCGCGCCCGACGCGATCGCTGACGAGGAGAACCCGACGCTCATCCTCCAGGAGGGAGCAACCTACGAGATGGGCTGGACGACCGGCGACGGCGCCGAGCACAACATCGCAATCTACGACGAAAACGACGAGGTCGTCGACGATCTCGTGACCGAGCGGGTCACCGAACCCGAAGACCAGTGGCTCGAGTTCGAGGCCAGCAGCGAGATGGTCACCTACATCTGCGAGGTCCACCCGAATACGATGGTCGCCGACATTCAGGTCGAAAGTGGCGGCGGTGGTGGTGGCGGCAACGAAACCGGCAACGAGACCGGCGGCAACGAGACCGGTAACGAAACCGGTAACGAGACCGGTAACGAAACCGGCAACGAAACCGACATGTAG
- the phoU gene encoding phosphate signaling complex protein PhoU: MARQSYQDKLTELREDVLYMSEVVMERLRMGLDALEQKDVPLAREVIEGDGEINRMYLDLEQDCIDLLALQQPVASDLRFIAASFKIITDLERIADLATNLGEYTLDAEQDLFPDVDVQEMGDLTLDMLEDAMIAYDAEDTDTCRELAARDDELDTFAERASEIVVRDLIERELESPDEVERLLQDVSRLLLTIRDLERVGDHAVNIAARTLYMVENDDELIY, encoded by the coding sequence ATGGCCAGACAATCGTATCAGGATAAGCTCACGGAACTCCGTGAAGACGTCCTCTACATGAGCGAAGTCGTCATGGAACGGCTTCGGATGGGACTGGACGCGCTCGAGCAGAAAGACGTGCCCCTCGCCCGGGAGGTCATCGAGGGCGACGGCGAGATCAACCGGATGTACCTCGACCTCGAGCAGGACTGTATCGACCTGCTCGCGCTCCAGCAGCCGGTCGCGAGCGACCTGCGATTCATCGCCGCGTCGTTCAAGATCATCACCGACCTCGAACGGATCGCGGACCTCGCGACCAACCTCGGCGAGTACACGCTCGACGCCGAACAGGACCTGTTCCCCGACGTCGACGTTCAGGAGATGGGCGATCTCACGCTCGACATGCTCGAGGACGCGATGATCGCCTACGATGCCGAGGATACCGACACCTGTCGGGAACTCGCCGCTCGCGACGACGAACTCGACACGTTCGCCGAGCGGGCCAGCGAGATCGTCGTCCGCGACCTCATCGAGCGCGAACTCGAGTCCCCGGACGAGGTCGAACGGCTTCTCCAGGACGTCTCGCGGCTCCTGTTGACGATCCGCGACCTCGAGCGCGTCGGCGACCACGCGGTCAACATTGCCGCACGGACGCTGTACATGGTCGAAAACGACGACGAGCTCATCTACTGA
- a CDS encoding metal-dependent hydrolase, with translation MVATGVHILLGLALVAIVGRTGRAAPYLVAALAATVPDIDTFVFRPLVEFGYVGGVLWSHRALTHSLFAGLVVIALCAYVGPWWAAAVGFGSHVAMDLLSGGVRLFAPIDGTMYGLSLDWLMLNMLVSAFAVTVILGGLIGMKADSRDRSPLPPGGSVVEWLR, from the coding sequence ATGGTCGCCACCGGAGTACACATTCTGCTCGGGCTGGCCCTGGTCGCGATCGTCGGGCGGACCGGACGGGCCGCACCGTACCTGGTCGCAGCGCTCGCCGCCACCGTCCCCGATATCGATACGTTCGTCTTTCGGCCGCTGGTCGAATTCGGATACGTCGGGGGCGTCCTCTGGAGTCATCGAGCACTCACGCACTCGCTGTTCGCCGGGCTCGTCGTCATCGCGCTCTGTGCCTACGTCGGTCCCTGGTGGGCCGCCGCCGTCGGGTTCGGCTCCCACGTCGCGATGGACCTCCTGAGCGGCGGCGTTCGGCTGTTCGCCCCCATTGACGGCACGATGTACGGGCTGTCGCTCGACTGGCTGATGCTGAATATGCTCGTGTCGGCCTTCGCAGTAACGGTGATCCTCGGCGGTCTGATCGGCATGAAAGCCGATTCCCGAGACCGATCCCCATTGCCCCCCGGGGGATCGGTCGTCGAGTGGCTTCGGTGA
- the pstB gene encoding phosphate ABC transporter ATP-binding protein PstB — protein sequence MTNEQMTSSETEPTDDQTAPTPGTDGLADRADAGAETTTDRTLLETRDLNVYYGDDRALTDVDIEIPEKQVTAVIGPSGCGKSTFLRCINRMNDLVDAAHVEGELLFDGKNVYDDDVDPVALRRKIGMVFQSPNPFPKSIRDNVAYGLKVQGKDDDNVDEKVHRALERAALLEEVEDQLDSSGLDLSGGQQQRLCIARAIAPDPDVILMDEPASALDPVATSKIEDLIEDLAEEYTVVIVTHNMQQAARISDKTAVFLTGGELVEFDDTNKIFENPEHDRVEDYITGKFG from the coding sequence ATGACTAACGAACAGATGACTTCCTCGGAAACGGAACCGACCGACGACCAGACTGCCCCGACGCCGGGAACCGACGGCCTCGCCGACCGCGCCGACGCCGGTGCGGAGACCACCACCGATCGAACGCTGCTCGAGACCCGGGACCTGAACGTCTACTACGGCGACGATCGAGCCCTCACCGACGTCGACATCGAAATTCCCGAAAAGCAGGTTACGGCCGTCATCGGCCCGTCCGGCTGCGGGAAGTCGACGTTCCTCCGGTGTATCAACCGGATGAACGACCTCGTCGACGCGGCCCACGTCGAGGGCGAACTGCTGTTCGACGGGAAGAACGTCTACGACGACGACGTCGACCCCGTCGCCTTGCGCCGGAAGATCGGCATGGTCTTCCAGTCGCCGAACCCCTTCCCCAAGAGCATCCGCGACAACGTCGCATACGGCCTGAAAGTTCAGGGGAAAGACGACGACAACGTCGACGAGAAAGTTCACCGAGCGCTCGAGCGGGCGGCGCTGCTCGAGGAGGTCGAGGACCAACTGGACTCGAGCGGGCTCGACCTCTCGGGCGGCCAGCAACAGCGGCTCTGTATCGCGCGAGCGATCGCGCCCGACCCGGACGTGATCCTGATGGACGAGCCGGCCTCGGCGCTGGACCCGGTCGCGACCTCGAAGATCGAGGACCTGATCGAGGATCTGGCCGAGGAGTACACGGTCGTCATCGTCACCCACAACATGCAACAGGCCGCCCGCATCTCCGACAAGACCGCAGTCTTCCTGACCGGCGGCGAACTCGTCGAGTTCGACGACACGAACAAGATCTTCGAGAACCCCGAACACGACCGCGTCGAAGACTACATCACCGGTAAGTTCGGATAG
- the pstA gene encoding phosphate ABC transporter permease PstA: MAADTHEAPADSEFGRVSRTKDVAFRLLALAATLIGIVSLAALLLNVTLDAVGWLDWQFLTSPPHPNPYEAGFLPALIGSVAIMLLIALITFPLGVGAAIYLEEYADDGYLTRFIQLNIANLAGVPSVVYGLLGLGLFVGLFRIGYGSVLAAAFTVALLILPIVIISAQEAIRAVPDSQRQAAYGMGATKWQTIRDVVLPRAMPGIMTGTILALGRAIGETAPLIMIAAPTTVFGAPTSIFSKVSAMPLQIYNWASYPQTEFQYGVVAAGVVTLLVVLLTINSIAIIIRNRYQQRT, from the coding sequence ATGGCAGCCGACACGCACGAGGCGCCCGCCGACTCCGAGTTCGGACGGGTCAGCCGGACGAAAGACGTGGCCTTCCGCCTGCTCGCGCTGGCGGCGACCCTGATCGGCATCGTCTCGCTCGCGGCGTTGCTCCTGAACGTCACCCTCGACGCCGTCGGCTGGCTCGACTGGCAGTTCCTCACGAGCCCGCCGCATCCGAACCCGTACGAAGCCGGGTTCCTGCCCGCACTGATCGGCTCCGTCGCGATCATGCTCCTGATCGCGCTCATCACGTTCCCGCTCGGCGTCGGGGCCGCGATCTACCTCGAGGAGTACGCCGACGACGGCTACCTCACGCGATTCATCCAACTCAATATCGCCAATCTCGCCGGCGTCCCCTCGGTCGTCTACGGGCTACTGGGACTGGGCCTGTTCGTGGGCCTCTTTCGCATCGGTTACGGGTCGGTGCTGGCCGCGGCGTTCACCGTCGCCCTGCTCATCCTGCCGATCGTGATCATCTCGGCTCAGGAGGCGATTCGAGCCGTACCCGACTCGCAGCGCCAGGCGGCCTACGGAATGGGCGCGACGAAGTGGCAGACGATCCGCGACGTCGTTCTGCCGCGGGCGATGCCCGGTATCATGACCGGGACGATCCTCGCGCTCGGCCGCGCGATCGGCGAGACGGCACCGCTGATCATGATCGCCGCGCCGACGACCGTCTTCGGGGCCCCGACCAGCATCTTCAGCAAGGTCAGCGCCATGCCCCTGCAGATCTACAACTGGGCCTCCTACCCCCAGACGGAGTTCCAGTACGGCGTCGTCGCCGCCGGCGTCGTCACGCTGCTCGTCGTCCTGCTCACGATCAACTCGATCGCGATCATCATCCGCAACCGGTATCAACAGCGCACCTGA
- the pstC gene encoding phosphate ABC transporter permease subunit PstC — MSAPDFSHDTSRTARGTVFRYFFMLCALLSILTTVAIILTLLVDAVDFFAQVSFVEFLTGTRWSPTNDPVAFGVLPLISGTLVITIGSAMVALPIGLLTAIYLSEYASERRRAYLKPALEVLAGVPTVVYGYFALVYVTPALDTFLPLSTFNALSASIMVGIMIIPMVSSISEDAMSAVPDSLRQASYGLGATKFTVSTSVVVPAALSGIFSSFILALSRAIGETMIVAIAAGQTPRMADLTDPAGMFLNSIQPMTSAMVQIGTGDIVGQGEAYKSLFAVGLTLFVITFVMNLVSELVASRYREVYR, encoded by the coding sequence ATGAGCGCACCCGACTTCTCGCACGACACGAGTCGCACGGCCCGGGGTACCGTGTTCCGCTACTTCTTTATGCTCTGTGCGCTCCTGTCGATTCTGACGACCGTCGCGATCATCCTGACGCTGCTCGTCGACGCGGTCGATTTCTTCGCGCAGGTCTCGTTCGTCGAGTTTCTCACCGGAACGCGCTGGAGTCCGACGAACGACCCGGTCGCGTTCGGCGTCCTGCCGCTGATTTCGGGGACGCTGGTCATCACCATCGGCTCGGCGATGGTCGCGCTCCCGATCGGACTGCTCACCGCGATCTACCTGAGCGAGTACGCCTCCGAGCGCCGGCGTGCCTATCTGAAGCCGGCGCTCGAGGTGCTGGCAGGCGTGCCGACGGTCGTCTACGGCTACTTCGCGCTCGTCTACGTCACGCCGGCGCTGGACACGTTCCTGCCGCTGTCGACGTTCAACGCGCTGTCGGCCTCGATCATGGTCGGCATCATGATCATTCCGATGGTCTCCTCGATCAGCGAGGACGCGATGAGCGCGGTCCCGGACTCGCTCCGACAGGCCAGTTACGGGCTCGGCGCGACGAAGTTCACCGTCTCGACCTCCGTCGTCGTGCCGGCGGCGCTGTCGGGCATCTTCTCGTCGTTCATCCTCGCGCTCTCGCGAGCGATCGGCGAGACGATGATCGTCGCCATCGCGGCGGGACAGACCCCGCGGATGGCCGACCTGACCGATCCCGCCGGAATGTTCCTGAACTCGATCCAGCCGATGACCTCGGCGATGGTCCAGATCGGGACCGGCGACATCGTCGGTCAGGGCGAAGCGTACAAGAGCCTCTTCGCGGTCGGACTCACCCTGTTCGTCATCACGTTCGTCATGAATCTCGTCAGTGAACTCGTCGCATCGCGCTACCGGGAGGTGTATCGCTGA
- a CDS encoding PstS family phosphate ABC transporter substrate-binding protein encodes MSRDTTASLSAGLGRRDFLAAASVALSGGLAGCTGIFASEGNQINIAGSSTVFPVTEAIASAFSEENPTVNIALSKTGTGGGFGNFFCAGRTDINNASRAIADAEIEQCGNSDVTPLELTVATDALTVVVNPNADWVDCLTVEQLREIWRADGAQRWSDIDDEWPDEEFELYGAATTSGTFDYFNEAIIGEEENHRSDYHATERDRTIVQGVQGSEFAMGYFGFSYYSENPDSIKAVAIDDGDGCVEPSIETAMSGEYTPLSRPLFIYVAKESLTKPSVRNFVRFYMNRAATDLVSEVGYVPTTEDQRDENLKQLETAIEEVTE; translated from the coding sequence ATGTCGAGAGATACCACGGCGTCTTTGTCGGCCGGACTCGGCCGACGTGATTTTCTCGCCGCGGCAAGCGTTGCCCTGTCTGGCGGACTCGCCGGTTGTACCGGTATCTTCGCCTCGGAGGGCAACCAGATAAACATCGCGGGAAGCAGTACCGTCTTTCCCGTGACCGAAGCGATCGCTTCCGCGTTCTCCGAGGAGAACCCCACCGTCAACATCGCGTTGAGTAAGACCGGGACTGGCGGCGGATTCGGGAACTTCTTCTGTGCGGGACGGACCGACATTAACAACGCGAGTCGGGCGATCGCCGACGCCGAGATCGAACAGTGCGGAAACAGTGACGTCACGCCGCTCGAGTTAACGGTCGCGACGGACGCGCTGACGGTCGTCGTCAATCCGAACGCCGACTGGGTCGACTGCCTCACCGTCGAGCAACTCCGCGAGATCTGGCGCGCCGACGGCGCCCAGCGCTGGAGCGACATCGACGATGAGTGGCCCGACGAGGAGTTCGAACTGTACGGCGCTGCGACCACCTCCGGCACGTTCGACTACTTCAACGAGGCGATTATCGGGGAGGAGGAGAACCACCGAAGCGACTACCACGCGACCGAGCGCGATCGAACGATCGTCCAGGGCGTCCAGGGATCGGAGTTCGCGATGGGGTACTTCGGCTTCTCGTACTACAGCGAAAATCCGGACTCGATCAAGGCGGTCGCGATCGACGACGGCGACGGCTGCGTCGAACCGTCGATCGAGACGGCCATGTCCGGTGAGTATACGCCCCTCTCGCGACCCCTGTTCATCTACGTCGCGAAGGAGTCGCTCACGAAGCCGTCGGTCCGCAACTTCGTCCGCTTCTACATGAACCGAGCCGCGACGGACCTCGTTTCCGAGGTCGGCTACGTCCCGACCACGGAGGACCAACGAGACGAGAACCTCAAGCAACTCGAGACCGCGATCGAGGAGGTGACCGAATGA
- the phoU gene encoding phosphate signaling complex protein PhoU, translated as MAREDYRQRLERLRDAVVAMGDLVVERLGDAVTALFTDDRALAREVVAGDDSVNDRYLAVERECLQLLALHQPLAGDLRFVVAAFKIVTDLERVGDLATDLAAYTLESTESSSPLPDVDFERIAALARTQVERALEAFVTDDAEACFVVAERDDELDARCARVAERVVRTLIELHVEARNGQRARHDTGEPPVADVIADVSRTLVIVRDVERVGDHAVNVAARTLYALENSEELLR; from the coding sequence ATGGCTCGCGAGGACTACCGACAGCGCCTCGAGCGACTTCGCGACGCGGTCGTCGCGATGGGCGACCTGGTCGTCGAGCGGCTCGGCGATGCCGTGACGGCGCTGTTTACCGACGATCGAGCGCTCGCACGCGAGGTAGTCGCGGGCGACGACAGCGTCAACGATCGGTATCTCGCCGTCGAGCGCGAGTGTCTCCAGTTGCTGGCGTTGCACCAGCCCCTCGCGGGCGACCTCCGGTTCGTCGTCGCCGCGTTCAAGATCGTCACCGACCTCGAGCGAGTGGGCGACCTCGCGACGGATCTGGCCGCGTACACGCTGGAATCGACCGAATCTTCCTCGCCGCTTCCCGACGTCGATTTCGAGCGAATTGCCGCGCTCGCGCGCACACAAGTCGAGCGTGCGCTCGAGGCGTTCGTCACCGACGATGCCGAGGCCTGTTTCGTCGTCGCCGAGCGCGACGACGAACTGGACGCCCGCTGTGCCAGGGTCGCCGAGCGAGTCGTGCGGACGCTCATCGAGTTACACGTCGAGGCTCGGAACGGGCAGCGAGCCCGACACGACACCGGGGAGCCGCCGGTCGCGGACGTGATCGCCGACGTCTCACGAACGCTCGTGATCGTTCGCGACGTAGAGCGCGTCGGCGACCACGCGGTGAACGTGGCCGCTCGGACCCTGTACGCCCTCGAGAACTCCGAGGAACTGCTCCGGTGA
- the pstB gene encoding phosphate ABC transporter ATP-binding protein PstB — protein sequence MTRNDTRKSDDGDEQRTDGSGTTVSEPTARSDATSDSLLGDSFDVNSGSLPADADAVIETRGLDVFYDDVQALQNVDIQIPENGVTALIGPSGCGKSTFLRCINRMNDLIDAARVEGELRFEGKNVYDGDVDPVALRRKIGMVFQSPNPFPKSIRDNVAFGLQVQDKAVDVDETVHRALERAALLEEVEDQLDSSGLDLSGGQQQRLCIARAIAPDPDVLLMDEPASALDPIATSKIEDLIEDLAEEYTVIIVTHNMQQAARISDKTAVFLTGGELVEFGDTDKIFENPEHDRVEDYITGKFG from the coding sequence ATGACCCGAAACGACACACGGAAAAGCGACGACGGCGACGAACAGCGAACGGACGGCAGCGGAACGACCGTCTCCGAACCCACCGCACGATCCGACGCGACGAGCGACTCGCTGCTCGGCGACTCGTTCGACGTCAACAGCGGGTCCCTGCCCGCGGACGCCGACGCGGTGATCGAGACGCGGGGGCTCGACGTCTTCTACGACGACGTCCAGGCCCTACAGAACGTCGACATCCAGATTCCGGAGAACGGCGTCACGGCGCTCATCGGTCCGTCGGGTTGCGGGAAATCGACGTTTCTCCGGTGTATCAATCGGATGAACGACCTCATCGACGCCGCGCGCGTCGAGGGGGAGCTCCGGTTCGAGGGGAAGAACGTCTACGACGGCGACGTCGACCCCGTCGCCTTGCGCCGGAAGATCGGCATGGTCTTCCAGTCGCCGAACCCCTTCCCCAAGAGCATCCGCGACAACGTCGCGTTCGGACTCCAGGTGCAGGACAAAGCGGTCGATGTCGACGAGACAGTCCACCGGGCGCTCGAGCGGGCGGCGCTGCTCGAGGAGGTCGAGGACCAACTGGACTCGAGCGGGCTGGATCTCTCGGGTGGCCAGCAACAGCGGCTCTGTATCGCGCGAGCGATCGCACCGGACCCGGACGTGCTCCTGATGGACGAGCCGGCCTCGGCGCTCGATCCGATCGCGACCTCGAAGATCGAGGACCTGATCGAGGATCTGGCCGAGGAGTACACGGTGATCATCGTCACGCACAACATGCAACAGGCCGCGCGAATTTCGGACAAGACGGCGGTCTTCCTGACCGGCGGCGAGCTCGTCGAGTTCGGCGACACCGACAAGATCTTCGAGAACCCCGAGCACGACCGCGTCGAGGACTACATCACCGGCAAGTTCGGGTGA
- the pstA gene encoding phosphate ABC transporter permease PstA produces MATTDESTGAWFGADGQVSQLRGLLFKAGCLGATLLTLFLVFVFLVYVAVDAIEPGTADPAWWATVVATVVVPAVALSIYYYRFDPRAGEVAYTALGLPVAATLLAGGVGIVFRHIITPHEWLALVVAAIVAYGALELHDRAREGGAFERTAVAAVVLVLTIVGIPGLVPSLRGMILSLPVLPIAALSLLGTFVAPIGLAVGWYVRRARESERAGLIAGGATVAAATLGVVAGPVAGVSWTTWLILTTVVGVPVGLYVERVLSGGEGVSGLALPVAFAAGAVVCAVVVETAGFTGPNVWLDWEFLTSAHNRTPREAGIYPALVGSVMMIIVVALAAFPVGVGAAIYLEEYAPKDGLIGSVVELIEINIANLAGVPSVVYGLLGLALFVKAGGLRPGIVIVGGLTVSLLILPIVIVSAQEAIRAVPDSQRQAAYGIGATRWQTVRTVVLPRAMPGILTGTILALGRAIGETAPLLMVGVAAAVRISPRSFFGLFSAMPRQLYSWAQLAKPDFYHGVLAAGVLALLVVLLMMNGTAILLRNKYQRRD; encoded by the coding sequence ATGGCGACGACCGACGAGTCGACGGGTGCCTGGTTCGGCGCGGACGGACAGGTGAGCCAGCTCCGCGGTCTGCTGTTCAAAGCCGGCTGCCTCGGCGCGACGCTGCTCACGCTGTTCCTCGTATTCGTCTTTCTCGTCTACGTGGCGGTCGACGCGATCGAACCAGGAACGGCCGATCCGGCCTGGTGGGCGACGGTCGTCGCGACCGTCGTGGTTCCGGCGGTCGCCCTCTCGATCTACTACTACCGCTTCGATCCACGGGCGGGTGAAGTCGCGTACACGGCGCTCGGACTGCCCGTCGCCGCGACGCTGCTCGCCGGCGGCGTTGGCATCGTTTTCAGACACATAATCACCCCACACGAGTGGCTCGCGCTCGTCGTCGCCGCGATCGTGGCGTACGGCGCGCTCGAGCTCCACGATCGCGCTCGGGAGGGCGGAGCGTTCGAGCGAACCGCGGTTGCCGCGGTCGTGCTCGTGCTCACCATCGTCGGAATCCCGGGACTCGTTCCGAGCCTTCGAGGGATGATACTGTCGCTGCCGGTCCTTCCAATTGCGGCGCTGTCGCTTCTGGGAACGTTCGTGGCGCCGATCGGGTTGGCGGTCGGCTGGTACGTTCGTCGCGCCCGCGAGAGCGAGCGTGCGGGGCTGATCGCCGGTGGGGCGACGGTCGCCGCGGCCACCCTCGGTGTCGTCGCCGGACCGGTCGCGGGCGTCTCCTGGACGACGTGGCTCATTCTGACGACGGTCGTTGGCGTTCCCGTCGGGCTGTACGTCGAGCGGGTTCTCAGTGGCGGTGAGGGCGTCTCCGGACTCGCGTTACCGGTCGCATTCGCGGCTGGCGCAGTCGTCTGTGCCGTCGTCGTCGAAACGGCCGGGTTCACCGGACCGAACGTCTGGCTCGACTGGGAGTTCCTGACCAGCGCTCACAATCGGACGCCGCGGGAAGCCGGCATCTATCCTGCGCTCGTCGGGTCGGTGATGATGATCATCGTCGTCGCACTCGCAGCGTTTCCGGTGGGCGTCGGTGCCGCGATCTACCTCGAGGAGTACGCGCCGAAAGACGGACTGATCGGGTCGGTCGTCGAACTCATCGAGATCAACATCGCGAATCTCGCCGGCGTCCCGTCGGTGGTCTACGGACTGCTCGGCCTGGCGCTGTTCGTCAAGGCGGGCGGGCTGCGTCCCGGAATCGTGATCGTCGGCGGGCTGACGGTCTCACTGCTCATTCTGCCGATCGTCATCGTCTCCGCACAGGAGGCGATCCGGGCGGTTCCCGACTCGCAGCGGCAGGCAGCTTACGGCATCGGAGCGACGCGATGGCAGACGGTTCGGACCGTCGTTCTGCCACGAGCGATGCCCGGCATTCTTACGGGGACGATCCTCGCACTCGGTCGCGCGATCGGTGAAACGGCACCGCTGTTGATGGTCGGCGTCGCGGCGGCCGTCCGGATCTCGCCGAGGTCGTTCTTCGGGCTGTTCAGTGCGATGCCGCGACAGCTCTACTCGTGGGCACAGTTGGCCAAGCCGGACTTCTACCACGGCGTCCTCGCAGCCGGCGTCCTCGCCCTGCTCGTCGTCCTGCTGATGATGAACGGCACCGCGATCCTGCTTCGCAATAAGTACCAGAGACGTGACTAA
- the pstC gene encoding phosphate ABC transporter permease subunit PstC, with the protein MSDTSIEADLTRSANGRIVKERVYHGLLFCCAALTVFVTISIVATLAVDALEFFGRVDPYAFFTGTEWVLRSDNPILGILPLLTATLIVTVVSALVAIPIGTAAAVYLSEYASDRMRSVLKPALEILAGIPTVVYGFFALVYLTPWLQGLGLEVSLFNLLSASIMVGIMIIPMVSSISEDAMSAVPDSLRQAGYGLGATKFEVSTKIVIPASVSGIFSSYILALSRAIGETMIVVVAGGSRARMFDPSQPFANLLNSGQTMTAAMVQAVTTDLSGGTAGYYSMFAIGLTLFAITFSMNLLSNRIAARYREEYQ; encoded by the coding sequence ATGAGTGACACATCAATAGAAGCCGATCTCACGCGATCGGCGAACGGACGAATCGTAAAGGAACGGGTGTACCACGGATTGCTGTTCTGCTGTGCGGCACTGACAGTCTTCGTGACGATCAGCATCGTCGCCACGCTGGCGGTCGACGCCTTGGAGTTCTTTGGCCGCGTCGACCCGTACGCGTTCTTTACCGGAACGGAGTGGGTTCTGCGGAGCGATAACCCGATTCTCGGTATCCTACCGCTGTTGACCGCCACGCTCATCGTGACGGTCGTCTCGGCGCTCGTCGCGATCCCGATCGGCACGGCGGCCGCGGTCTATCTGAGCGAGTATGCGAGCGATCGGATGCGGTCGGTGCTGAAACCGGCGCTCGAGATCCTCGCAGGGATTCCGACCGTCGTGTACGGGTTCTTCGCGCTCGTGTACCTGACGCCCTGGCTTCAGGGGTTGGGACTCGAGGTGAGCCTGTTTAACCTGCTTTCCGCGTCGATCATGGTCGGGATCATGATCATCCCGATGGTCTCCTCGATCAGCGAGGACGCGATGAGCGCCGTGCCGGATTCGCTGCGACAGGCGGGGTACGGCCTCGGTGCCACGAAGTTCGAGGTCTCGACGAAGATCGTCATCCCCGCGTCGGTCTCGGGGATCTTCTCCTCGTACATTCTGGCGCTCTCGCGGGCGATCGGCGAGACGATGATCGTCGTGGTGGCCGGCGGCAGCCGGGCCCGAATGTTCGACCCGTCCCAGCCGTTCGCGAATCTCCTCAACTCCGGGCAGACGATGACCGCCGCAATGGTGCAGGCGGTGACGACGGACCTGTCCGGCGGAACCGCCGGGTACTACTCGATGTTCGCGATCGGACTGACGCTGTTCGCCATCACCTTCAGTATGAACCTGCTCAGCAACCGTATCGCCGCACGCTACCGGGAGGAGTACCAATGA